The following are encoded in a window of Mumia flava genomic DNA:
- the atzF gene encoding allophanate hydrolase gives MTATAPSETLGGPGAATGRVPADRVDDAYDAVARVNRAEVWIGLRERDEVRAEAEVAEGPLAGLLLAVKNNVDVAGLPTTAACPTFATGPAEADAVAVARLRSAGATVIGTTNLDQFATGLVGQRSPYGGVRDARRPAYVSGGSSSGSAVAVALGLADLAIGTDTAGSGRVPAAYQGIVGIKPTLGVVSTEGVVPACRSWDAVTIMARDLATAGAAMGVMAGGPGTRAWPADAPVGAPARPRLAVPDELVAMAPGWAEAFGAAVDQARTAGCAIVPIPFGSFLEAARLLYDGGLVAERHAAVGDFVDTHREDVDPTVGAIIARAGDVRASDMLRDRERLDALKRESLALLTDCDALLVPTAPGQPTRADVAADPVGVNSWVGTYTNFCNLFDLCAVAVPAGEVADQGDGVAQFGVTLLAPAFGDAVVADVAARVRGLGSEGPSDRGTPGDGAVVPPLPWPAAAGLATTELFVVGAHLVGQPLERELRDRGALWCGPARTAAAYALKALDTTPPKPGLVRVGAGGAAIRGEVWRLSVGALGDFLAALPSPMNLGAVDLEDGREVLGFGCDAQSAAGGADITRHGGWKAYLAAR, from the coding sequence ATGACGGCGACGGCGCCTTCCGAGACGCTCGGCGGGCCGGGGGCTGCGACGGGACGGGTCCCGGCCGATCGGGTCGACGATGCGTACGACGCGGTGGCGCGCGTGAACAGGGCCGAGGTGTGGATCGGTCTGCGCGAGCGTGACGAGGTGCGTGCGGAGGCCGAGGTCGCCGAGGGCCCGCTCGCCGGGCTCCTGCTCGCGGTGAAGAACAACGTCGACGTCGCCGGGCTCCCGACGACGGCTGCGTGTCCGACGTTCGCGACCGGGCCAGCGGAGGCTGACGCCGTCGCCGTCGCCAGGCTGCGTTCCGCGGGGGCGACGGTGATCGGGACGACGAACCTCGACCAGTTCGCGACCGGCCTCGTCGGGCAGCGCAGCCCGTACGGCGGCGTGCGGGACGCGCGCCGCCCGGCGTACGTGTCGGGCGGGTCGAGCTCGGGATCGGCCGTCGCCGTCGCGCTCGGCCTCGCCGACCTGGCGATCGGCACGGACACCGCCGGGTCGGGGCGCGTGCCCGCCGCGTACCAGGGGATCGTCGGGATCAAGCCGACGCTCGGCGTGGTCTCGACCGAGGGTGTCGTGCCGGCGTGCCGGTCGTGGGACGCGGTGACGATCATGGCGCGCGACCTCGCGACGGCCGGTGCTGCGATGGGGGTCATGGCCGGGGGACCGGGGACGCGGGCCTGGCCGGCCGACGCGCCGGTCGGTGCGCCGGCGCGCCCGCGCCTCGCCGTGCCGGACGAGCTCGTCGCGATGGCGCCGGGGTGGGCGGAGGCGTTCGGCGCAGCCGTCGACCAGGCTCGTACGGCCGGGTGCGCGATCGTGCCGATCCCGTTCGGCTCGTTCCTCGAGGCGGCGCGGTTGCTGTACGACGGAGGACTGGTCGCGGAGCGGCATGCCGCTGTCGGGGACTTCGTCGACACGCACCGCGAGGACGTCGATCCCACGGTCGGCGCGATCATCGCGCGCGCCGGGGACGTGCGGGCCTCGGACATGCTGCGCGACCGGGAGCGACTCGACGCGCTGAAGCGGGAGTCGCTCGCGCTGTTGACCGACTGCGACGCGCTGCTCGTCCCGACCGCGCCCGGACAGCCGACGCGAGCCGACGTCGCGGCCGACCCGGTGGGGGTGAACTCGTGGGTGGGGACCTACACGAACTTCTGCAACCTGTTCGACCTGTGCGCCGTCGCGGTGCCGGCGGGCGAGGTCGCCGACCAGGGCGACGGGGTGGCACAGTTCGGCGTCACGCTGCTGGCTCCGGCGTTCGGCGACGCGGTGGTCGCGGATGTCGCGGCGCGGGTCCGGGGGCTCGGTTCCGAGGGGCCGTCGGACCGGGGGACACCAGGCGACGGCGCTGTCGTGCCGCCGCTTCCGTGGCCCGCGGCCGCCGGTCTCGCGACGACCGAGCTCTTCGTCGTCGGCGCACACCTCGTGGGTCAGCCGCTGGAGCGCGAGCTGCGGGATCGCGGTGCCCTGTGGTGCGGTCCGGCGCGGACGGCGGCAGCGTACGCGCTGAAGGCGCTCGACACCACGCCGCCGAAGCCGGGACTCGTCCGCGTCGGCGCGGGTGGTGCGGCGATCCGTGGCGAGGTGTGGCGTCTGTCCGTCGGGGCGCTCGGCGACTTCCTCGCCGCGCTGCCGTCGCCGATGAACCTCGGCGCGGTGGACCTGGAGGACGGCCGCGAGGTCCTGGGGTTCGGCTGCGACGCTCAGAGCGCCGCGGGCGGTGCCGACATCACGCGCCACGGCGGATGGAAGGCGTACCTGGCCGCGCGGTGA
- the uca gene encoding urea carboxylase, translated as MTAPRSRTRTLLVANRGEIAVRILRSARALGMRTVAVFSEADRAAPHVRLADESVLIGPAAPSASYLDVEAVLAAAKRTGTDAIHPGYGFLSESAEFCEAVEAAGMTFVGPTPHQLGAFGTKHTARAAAERAGVPVFAATGLLGNAAEAVTEVERLGYPVMLKATGGGGGIGMTVCRDADELTDAYERVTRLAAASFGSAGVFAERYVERARHIEVQVFGDGTGRVVSLGDRDCTLQRRHQKVVEEAPAPALPDDVRAQLHASARDLAAEVGYRSAGTVEFVYDTDRDEASFLEVNARLQVEHPVTEAVTGVDLVAWMLRLAAGDASMLDAYVDATGRGAVPVIGHAVEARVYAEDPAEGFAPSAGVLTRVALPESDDVRVDAWIADGTEVTTSYDPLLAKVIASAHDRDAAYDRLGVALADARIDGIEVNLGLLRTITGLDVVRAVEHTTSTLDAVTDPEPRIRVDRAGMMTTVQDVEGRAGAWQVGVPPSGAMDDRSLRLANLALGNDPNAAGLECTASGPALRFSHATSVCVTGAEAPVMVDGDPVPMWEPVDVPAGATLDVGDATVGLRTYVAFAGGLDVPEYLGSAATFTLGGFGGHGGRALRPGDVLRVVSGPVVEARAESFPLVEARAERAIETPQMTHAWELAVTEGPHGAPDFFTREDIDTLYTSAYEVHFNSARTGVRLVGPKPQWARPDGGEAGLHPSNLHDNAYSVGALDFTGDTPILLGPDGPSLGGFVCPVTVVTADRWKLGQLRPGDTVRFVPVEVADLPSRRAVATPAYVPRSPSADDGGVLRRADGEPSVTYRRSGDDNVLVEYGDLVLDLGLRARVHALHTALAERAVPGVVDLTPGIRSLQVHVDPDVLPTGHVLDLLAEIERELPATTEPVVPSRQVRLPLSWDDPATREAIERYMAGVRDDAPWCPWNIEFIRRINGLDSVDDVYRTVFDADYLVLGLGDVYLGAPVATPLDPRHRLVTTKYNPARTWTAENSVGIGGAYLCIYGMEGPGGYQFVGRTTQVWSTYRHDRAPFEDGTPWLLRFFDRISWYPVGADELLDLRADMAAGRGSLDITEGTFSLAEHERFLADNAGDIAAFRERQATAFGAERQAWHASGEFARAEQAADAVVADKPDVEVPDGGSRVDAPLVASVWKVGVAVGDRVTAGQTLVTLEAMKMESAVTAPCDGVVTAVRCAAGEQVAPGEALVVLGPVLEEAA; from the coding sequence ATGACGGCGCCGCGCAGCCGGACCCGTACGCTCCTGGTCGCGAACCGCGGCGAGATCGCGGTCCGGATCCTGCGGTCCGCCCGCGCGCTCGGGATGCGCACGGTCGCGGTGTTCTCCGAGGCCGACCGGGCGGCGCCGCACGTGCGGCTCGCCGACGAGTCCGTGCTGATCGGCCCCGCCGCACCGTCGGCGAGCTACCTCGACGTCGAGGCGGTGCTGGCGGCCGCGAAGCGCACCGGCACGGATGCGATCCACCCCGGGTACGGGTTCCTGTCGGAGAGCGCGGAGTTCTGCGAGGCCGTCGAGGCGGCCGGGATGACCTTCGTCGGACCGACCCCGCACCAGCTCGGCGCCTTCGGGACGAAGCACACCGCCCGTGCCGCTGCGGAGCGGGCGGGTGTTCCCGTCTTCGCGGCGACCGGACTGCTGGGGAACGCCGCGGAGGCCGTCACCGAGGTGGAGCGGCTCGGCTACCCGGTCATGCTGAAGGCGACCGGGGGTGGCGGAGGGATCGGGATGACCGTCTGCCGCGACGCCGACGAGCTCACCGACGCGTACGAGCGGGTGACCCGGCTCGCGGCCGCGTCGTTCGGATCGGCCGGGGTGTTCGCCGAGCGCTACGTGGAGCGGGCGCGTCACATCGAGGTCCAGGTCTTCGGCGACGGGACCGGACGGGTCGTGTCGCTCGGCGACCGCGACTGCACGCTGCAGCGGCGCCACCAGAAGGTGGTCGAGGAGGCGCCGGCGCCGGCGCTGCCCGACGACGTACGGGCGCAGCTGCACGCGTCGGCCCGTGACCTGGCCGCGGAGGTCGGCTACCGCTCGGCGGGGACCGTCGAGTTCGTCTACGACACCGATCGCGACGAGGCGTCCTTCCTGGAGGTCAACGCGCGGCTCCAGGTCGAGCACCCGGTGACCGAGGCCGTGACCGGGGTCGACCTGGTGGCCTGGATGCTGCGCCTCGCCGCCGGTGACGCGTCGATGCTCGACGCGTACGTCGACGCGACCGGACGCGGCGCCGTCCCGGTGATCGGGCACGCCGTCGAGGCACGTGTCTACGCCGAGGACCCGGCCGAGGGGTTCGCGCCGAGCGCGGGGGTGCTGACCCGGGTCGCACTTCCCGAGAGCGACGACGTCCGCGTCGACGCGTGGATCGCCGACGGCACCGAGGTCACCACGTCGTACGACCCGCTGCTCGCGAAGGTGATCGCGTCGGCGCACGACCGCGACGCCGCGTACGACCGGCTCGGCGTCGCGCTCGCGGACGCACGGATCGACGGGATCGAGGTCAACCTCGGGCTGCTGCGCACCATCACCGGGCTCGACGTGGTGCGGGCGGTCGAGCACACCACGAGCACGCTGGATGCGGTGACCGATCCCGAGCCCCGGATCCGCGTCGACCGGGCCGGGATGATGACGACGGTGCAGGACGTCGAGGGCCGCGCCGGTGCGTGGCAGGTCGGTGTCCCGCCGAGCGGGGCGATGGACGACCGGTCGCTGCGGCTCGCGAACCTCGCCCTCGGCAACGATCCGAACGCCGCCGGGCTGGAGTGCACGGCGTCCGGGCCGGCTCTGCGGTTCTCGCACGCGACGTCCGTCTGCGTCACGGGCGCGGAGGCGCCGGTCATGGTGGACGGAGACCCGGTGCCGATGTGGGAGCCGGTGGACGTGCCGGCCGGCGCCACGCTCGACGTCGGCGACGCGACCGTGGGCCTGCGGACGTACGTCGCCTTCGCCGGCGGGCTCGACGTGCCGGAGTACCTCGGCAGCGCAGCGACGTTCACCCTCGGCGGGTTCGGCGGCCACGGTGGTCGTGCGCTGCGCCCGGGTGACGTCCTGCGGGTGGTGTCCGGCCCGGTGGTCGAGGCGCGAGCGGAGTCCTTCCCGTTGGTCGAGGCGCGAGCGGAGCGAGCGATCGAGACCCCACAGATGACCCACGCGTGGGAGCTCGCGGTGACCGAGGGTCCGCACGGCGCACCCGACTTCTTCACCCGCGAGGACATCGACACGCTGTACACGTCGGCCTACGAGGTGCACTTCAACTCCGCGCGCACCGGCGTACGGTTGGTCGGGCCGAAGCCGCAGTGGGCGCGTCCGGACGGGGGCGAGGCGGGCCTGCACCCGTCGAACCTGCACGACAACGCCTACTCCGTCGGTGCGCTCGACTTCACCGGGGACACGCCGATCCTGCTGGGGCCGGACGGTCCGAGCCTGGGCGGGTTCGTCTGCCCGGTGACGGTCGTGACCGCGGACCGGTGGAAGCTCGGCCAGCTCCGGCCCGGCGACACGGTCCGCTTCGTCCCCGTGGAGGTGGCGGACCTGCCCTCGCGTCGCGCGGTCGCCACCCCCGCGTACGTCCCGCGAAGCCCGAGCGCCGACGACGGGGGTGTGCTCCGTCGCGCGGACGGCGAGCCGTCGGTCACCTACCGCCGCAGCGGCGACGACAACGTGCTCGTGGAGTACGGCGACCTGGTGCTGGACCTCGGGCTGCGCGCCCGCGTCCACGCGCTGCACACCGCGCTCGCGGAGCGGGCGGTCCCGGGCGTCGTCGACCTGACCCCGGGGATCCGCTCGCTCCAGGTCCATGTCGATCCCGATGTCCTGCCCACCGGACACGTGCTCGACCTGCTCGCCGAGATCGAGCGGGAGCTCCCGGCGACCACCGAGCCGGTGGTCCCGAGCCGGCAGGTCCGCCTGCCTCTCAGCTGGGACGACCCGGCGACGCGTGAGGCGATCGAGCGCTACATGGCGGGTGTCCGCGACGACGCGCCGTGGTGCCCGTGGAACATCGAGTTCATCCGCCGGATCAACGGGCTCGACTCGGTCGACGACGTCTACCGCACGGTCTTCGACGCCGACTACCTCGTGCTCGGCCTCGGCGACGTCTACCTCGGGGCGCCGGTCGCGACGCCGCTCGACCCGCGGCACCGGCTCGTCACGACGAAGTACAACCCGGCGCGCACGTGGACCGCGGAGAACTCCGTCGGGATCGGCGGCGCGTACCTCTGCATCTACGGGATGGAGGGGCCGGGCGGCTACCAGTTCGTCGGCCGTACGACCCAGGTGTGGAGCACCTACCGCCACGACCGGGCGCCGTTCGAGGACGGTACGCCGTGGTTGCTGCGGTTCTTCGACCGGATCTCGTGGTACCCGGTGGGCGCCGACGAGCTGCTCGACCTGCGCGCCGACATGGCGGCGGGGCGTGGCTCGCTCGACATCACCGAGGGCACGTTCTCCCTGGCGGAGCACGAGCGGTTCCTCGCGGACAACGCCGGGGACATCGCGGCGTTCCGGGAGCGGCAGGCGACGGCGTTCGGTGCGGAGCGGCAGGCGTGGCACGCGTCGGGGGAGTTCGCCCGGGCGGAGCAGGCGGCCGACGCGGTCGTCGCCGACAAGCCCGACGTGGAGGTCCCCGACGGCGGTTCGCGTGTGGACGCGCCGCTGGTCGCGAGCGTGTGGAAGGTCGGCGTAGCGGTCGGTGACCGCGTGACCGCAGGGCAGACGCTGGTGACGCTGGAGGCGATGAAGATGGAGTCGGCGGTCACCGCGCCGTGCGACGGCGTCGTCACGGCGGTGCGCTGCGCGGCGGGGGAGCAGGTCGCGCCGGGCGAGGCGCTCGTGGTCCTCGGGCCGGTCCTGGAGGAGGCAGCATGA
- a CDS encoding urea amidolyase associated protein UAAP2: MSTFVSRTTVAPRAPWSAVLERGQLLTIVDLDGNQAVDFLAYDAHETSRAYSAQATLQEQDSVFLTTGSVLRDNEGTPLLSVVEDEVGRHDTLGGACSKESNTLRYGHHTYGQHACAENFLRELSRYGMGKRDHVPNVNWFMNVPVDPDGALGIVDGISAPGLSVSLRAEKDTLVLVSNCPQINNPCNGFDPSRAEMVVRAGVPA, from the coding sequence ATGAGCACGTTCGTCTCCCGCACCACCGTGGCCCCGCGCGCACCGTGGTCGGCCGTGCTCGAGCGCGGCCAGCTCCTCACGATCGTCGACCTCGACGGCAACCAGGCGGTCGACTTCCTCGCCTACGACGCGCACGAGACGAGCCGGGCGTACTCGGCGCAGGCGACGCTGCAGGAGCAGGACTCGGTCTTCCTCACCACCGGCAGCGTGCTCCGCGACAACGAGGGCACGCCGCTGTTGAGTGTCGTCGAGGACGAGGTCGGGCGCCACGACACCCTCGGCGGGGCCTGCTCGAAGGAGTCGAACACGCTGCGCTACGGCCACCACACGTACGGCCAGCACGCGTGCGCGGAGAACTTCCTGCGTGAGCTGAGCCGCTACGGGATGGGCAAGCGCGACCACGTCCCGAACGTCAACTGGTTCATGAACGTCCCCGTCGATCCCGACGGCGCCCTCGGCATCGTCGACGGGATCTCCGCCCCGGGCCTGTCGGTCAGCCTGCGTGCGGAGAAGGACACACTCGTCCTCGTCTCCAACTGCCCGCAGATCAACAACCCCTGCAACGGCTTCGACCCGAGCCGCGCAGAGATGGTCGTTCGAGCGGGGGTGCCGGCATGA
- a CDS encoding urea amidolyase associated protein UAAP1: MSTDSMVSTGTATTAGARAHARAQEAQALSEGFARPAPPPGVTPDDVVWAERIAGGGYSHRRITRGTCVRLVDVAGDACAHVLAYNALAPWERLNVADTVKVQWQVYAGAGRLLLSDQGRVLASVVEDTSGHHDTIYGTSTQARNERRYGDGSPEGPSPAGRELLVLGAAKHGLGRRDVVPSVSYFQGVRIDDEGRPHPTGSAGAGGSVVLRAEMPLILLVADVPHPLDPRDEYVATPLDVVAWRDRPTGPDDPLWDATPEGRRAFENTRDYLRSGGLA, translated from the coding sequence ATGTCGACCGACAGCATGGTCTCGACCGGGACCGCGACGACCGCAGGCGCTCGTGCGCACGCCCGAGCTCAAGAGGCGCAGGCACTGAGCGAGGGCTTCGCGCGACCGGCGCCACCCCCCGGTGTCACACCCGACGACGTCGTCTGGGCCGAGCGGATCGCAGGCGGTGGGTACAGTCACCGGCGCATCACCCGGGGGACCTGCGTCCGGCTCGTCGACGTCGCCGGCGACGCGTGCGCGCACGTCCTCGCCTACAACGCGCTCGCGCCCTGGGAGCGCCTGAACGTCGCCGACACCGTCAAGGTGCAGTGGCAGGTGTACGCCGGGGCGGGCCGGCTGCTGCTGTCCGACCAGGGTCGCGTGCTCGCGTCCGTAGTCGAGGACACGTCGGGGCACCACGACACGATCTACGGAACGTCGACCCAGGCGCGCAACGAGCGGCGCTACGGCGACGGGTCACCCGAAGGGCCGTCGCCGGCGGGACGCGAGCTGTTGGTGCTGGGCGCTGCCAAGCACGGGCTCGGACGCCGCGACGTGGTGCCGTCGGTCTCGTACTTCCAGGGTGTACGGATCGACGACGAGGGCCGCCCGCACCCGACCGGATCGGCGGGTGCGGGCGGCAGCGTGGTGCTGCGCGCGGAGATGCCGTTGATCCTGCTCGTCGCCGACGTGCCCCATCCGCTCGACCCGCGCGACGAGTACGTCGCGACGCCGCTCGACGTCGTCGCGTGGCGCGACCGGCCGACCGGTCCGGACGACCCCCTGTGGGACGCGACGCCGGAGGGCCGGCGGGCGTTCGAGAACACCCGCGACTACCTGCGCTCCGGAGGTCTGGCATGA
- a CDS encoding TetR/AcrR family transcriptional regulator: MASKLGRPRAQGPSTSGLTTEEDILVAAAALFCESGYGSTSTHAIARAAGISQASMYHYFAGKHAILLELLLATVRPSTAFAASVADAEADAETRLWALCAYDVHLLLSGQENTASLYLLPELADERFAEFHAERQRLFGVYRTLVGAVLGVGPEDAQEEASLVFGLVESTILRRRNEPEMVVRGAGERLADAALRLLGADSATIERAHTAGTALVRPAAG, encoded by the coding sequence ATGGCCTCGAAGCTCGGGCGACCTCGCGCGCAGGGTCCCTCCACATCGGGGCTCACCACCGAGGAGGACATCCTCGTCGCGGCGGCGGCGCTGTTCTGCGAGTCCGGGTACGGCAGCACGAGCACCCACGCGATCGCGCGCGCCGCCGGGATCTCCCAGGCGAGCATGTACCACTACTTCGCCGGCAAGCACGCGATCCTGCTCGAGCTGCTGCTCGCGACCGTGCGTCCGTCGACGGCGTTCGCCGCGTCCGTCGCCGACGCCGAGGCCGATGCCGAGACACGGCTCTGGGCGCTGTGCGCCTACGACGTGCACCTCCTGCTGTCCGGGCAGGAGAACACGGCCTCGCTCTACCTGCTGCCCGAGCTGGCCGACGAACGGTTCGCGGAGTTCCACGCCGAGCGGCAGCGGCTCTTCGGCGTGTACCGCACCCTGGTCGGCGCGGTGCTCGGCGTCGGACCCGAGGACGCCCAGGAGGAAGCGAGCCTCGTCTTCGGGCTCGTCGAGTCCACGATCCTGCGCCGCCGCAACGAGCCGGAGATGGTCGTGCGCGGAGCCGGCGAGCGCCTGGCCGATGCGGCTCTGCGTCTGCTCGGCGCGGACTCCGCGACGATCGAGCGCGCGCACACGGCCGGGACGGCGCTCGTACGGCCGGCTGCCGGCTGA
- a CDS encoding sodium:solute symporter family transporter, translating into MIIAGVALTVLLVLVVGIAVARKIDGDSANYLVAGRQLGIPLVAVALTTAAVDSNATVGNTDLSSAYGFWAGASLAIGLAICLTIAGLFLARPMNRMGLFTLGDFFARRYNRSVEVVASVLMIFAFTILLAGNLVACGFLLEYFTPMPYDVGVVLAVLLVLAYTIGGGLFSDAYTAVIQAIITVVATIVLLFWVMAEYGISIPAGMGPFDFGQLTDTSQGAAINWATLISLGIGDLVAIDFMQRIFGAKSPEVARKSCFIGAGFTATVGIIWALVALTASSVLGLTSDEAPIMYQLLDGYAPALLAILVLSGVVAASFSTASGAILATAAVAVRNIAGVRREVEPGHADPLLRWTRVAMLPVVAIGIFLAIRVSQTGILLTLAFDLMLACLIAPFLLGLFWKRSTSTAALVGAGVGFVVRVVLLVLTPTLYGVPNDLLYVDNSLVGAGFDGWATLVAAAAGVIAFVVTALVTTSDPEEEKDLVTADVRAAAGGPAGAAEPDLV; encoded by the coding sequence ATGATCATCGCCGGAGTCGCCCTCACCGTCCTGCTCGTCCTCGTCGTCGGCATCGCCGTCGCTCGCAAGATCGACGGGGACAGCGCCAACTACCTGGTGGCCGGGCGGCAGCTCGGCATCCCGCTCGTCGCGGTCGCGCTCACGACCGCCGCGGTGGACAGCAACGCGACGGTCGGCAACACCGACCTCAGCTCCGCGTACGGCTTCTGGGCCGGCGCGTCGCTCGCGATCGGGCTCGCGATCTGCCTGACGATCGCGGGTCTGTTCCTGGCGCGGCCGATGAACCGGATGGGGTTGTTCACGCTCGGCGACTTCTTCGCCCGGCGCTACAACCGATCCGTGGAGGTGGTCGCGTCGGTGCTGATGATCTTCGCGTTCACGATCCTGCTCGCCGGCAACCTCGTCGCGTGCGGCTTCCTCCTCGAGTACTTCACCCCGATGCCGTACGACGTGGGCGTCGTCCTCGCGGTCCTGCTCGTCCTCGCGTACACGATCGGCGGCGGCCTGTTCTCCGACGCCTACACCGCGGTCATCCAGGCGATCATCACCGTGGTCGCGACGATCGTGCTGCTGTTCTGGGTGATGGCCGAGTACGGCATCAGCATCCCCGCCGGCATGGGCCCGTTCGACTTCGGCCAGCTCACCGACACCAGCCAGGGTGCCGCGATCAACTGGGCCACCCTGATCTCGCTCGGCATCGGCGACCTGGTCGCGATCGACTTCATGCAGCGCATCTTCGGCGCGAAGAGCCCCGAGGTCGCCCGCAAGTCCTGCTTCATCGGCGCCGGCTTCACCGCCACCGTCGGGATCATCTGGGCGCTCGTCGCGCTCACCGCCTCCTCCGTGCTCGGCCTGACCTCGGACGAGGCGCCGATCATGTACCAGCTGCTCGACGGGTACGCGCCGGCGCTGCTGGCGATCCTCGTGCTCTCCGGCGTCGTCGCCGCGTCGTTCTCGACAGCGTCCGGCGCGATCCTCGCGACCGCGGCCGTCGCGGTCCGCAACATCGCCGGCGTCCGCCGCGAGGTCGAGCCCGGTCACGCCGACCCGCTGCTGCGCTGGACCCGCGTGGCGATGCTGCCGGTGGTCGCGATCGGCATCTTCCTGGCGATCCGCGTGAGCCAGACCGGGATCCTGCTGACGCTCGCGTTCGACCTGATGCTCGCCTGCCTGATCGCGCCGTTCCTCCTCGGCCTGTTCTGGAAGCGCTCGACGTCCACCGCCGCGCTGGTCGGCGCCGGCGTCGGGTTCGTCGTCCGGGTGGTCCTCCTGGTCCTGACCCCGACCCTGTACGGCGTGCCGAACGACCTGCTCTACGTCGACAACTCGCTGGTCGGGGCCGGGTTCGACGGCTGGGCCACGCTCGTCGCCGCCGCAGCCGGTGTCATCGCCTTCGTCGTCACGGCGCTGGTCACGACCTCCGACCCGGAGGAGGAGAAGGACCTCGTCACTGCGGACGTCCGCGCCGCTGCGGGCGGCCCTGCTGGTGCCGCCGAGCCCGATCTCGTCTGA
- a CDS encoding AraC family transcriptional regulator, whose translation MSTVRSSVVRVIARVASAPETPEALLRSVGLGVGGTPLDASKESVEAEAYYAFLERATLPDDHGLPYRYAETLHPDDFSALGLGLKTAETLRDSLRRLVRYVLLLSDTLEYTLESAPDGGATLGLIRPHHRRGAALANECALAAVTSVLREAAGKRVTPTAVSFCHDRPDSIAEAHAFFGCPVRYGAHRNALELDARTLATPATLADQGLSTFLLAHLEELRSEQAERSLVESVHATITDLLPDGVPKRSVIARRLGMSERTLHRRLAEHGESYQSIAVLARREAAEALLADDRHSLAEVAFLTGFGDQSSFQRAFKTWTGQTPLTFREAAGEAGAG comes from the coding sequence GTGAGCACGGTCCGGAGCTCGGTGGTCCGCGTGATCGCCCGCGTCGCGAGCGCACCGGAGACTCCCGAGGCGCTCCTGCGCAGCGTCGGACTCGGGGTCGGGGGGACGCCGCTCGACGCGTCGAAGGAGAGCGTGGAGGCGGAGGCGTACTACGCGTTCCTGGAGCGCGCGACGTTGCCGGACGACCACGGTCTGCCGTACCGCTACGCCGAGACGCTGCACCCCGACGACTTCAGCGCCCTCGGGCTCGGGCTCAAGACGGCTGAGACGCTGCGCGACTCGCTGCGGCGGCTCGTGCGTTACGTCCTGCTGCTCAGCGACACCCTGGAGTACACCCTCGAGAGCGCGCCCGACGGCGGCGCGACGCTCGGCCTGATCCGTCCGCACCACCGACGGGGCGCTGCCCTCGCGAACGAGTGCGCGCTGGCGGCGGTGACGTCCGTCCTCCGCGAGGCCGCCGGGAAGCGCGTCACGCCGACAGCCGTGTCCTTCTGCCACGACCGACCGGACTCGATCGCCGAGGCGCACGCATTCTTCGGCTGCCCGGTGCGGTACGGGGCGCACCGCAACGCGCTGGAGCTCGACGCCCGGACCCTCGCGACGCCGGCGACGCTCGCGGACCAGGGCCTGTCCACGTTCCTGCTGGCCCACCTGGAGGAGCTGCGCTCGGAGCAGGCCGAGCGGTCACTCGTCGAGTCGGTCCACGCGACGATCACCGACCTGCTGCCCGACGGCGTGCCGAAGAGGTCCGTGATCGCCCGGCGCCTGGGCATGAGCGAACGCACCCTGCACCGGCGCCTCGCCGAGCACGGGGAGAGCTACCAGTCGATCGCCGTGCTCGCCCGGCGCGAGGCTGCGGAGGCGCTGCTCGCCGACGACCGGCACTCGCTCGCAGAAGTGGCGTTCCTGACCGGGTTCGGGGACCAGAGCTCGTTCCAGCGGGCGTTCAAGACGTGGACCGGGCAGACGCCCCTGACGTTCCGGGAGGCGGCCGGGGAGGCCGGGGCGGGGTGA